The following are encoded together in the Desulfovibrio desulfuricans DSM 642 genome:
- a CDS encoding helix-turn-helix domain-containing protein, with product MSTLISFSLWVFMGEKTPKAIWRGVMSLKAMRWAWETQILTRTQKIILLSMADRANDAGECWPSIRRLCLDTNCSDRTVQRSIKAIEKLGLIVCERVSGKTTVYKLLEAPLSPEDPRHCVTPTPDIVTPLPRHDVTPTPDMVTPTPDTVTPDPRHSDTQNLKENHKRNQREEGELPPPPASPPSEGKRPYGELGNVLLTDAEHSRLVQAYGEGMTAEAIELFGLWLGARKGEDPYKNHYLALRKWAFSAVKERYRSTERKQRVLNGPSFDELVKRHAANVEEAVGENHASCRSTPQRKSGNACPEHISDLLQDAMPQRLRPSQRESA from the coding sequence ATGAGCACGCTAATATCTTTCAGCTTATGGGTGTTCATGGGCGAGAAGACGCCCAAGGCAATTTGGAGGGGAGTTATGAGCCTTAAAGCAATGCGTTGGGCGTGGGAAACGCAAATACTAACCCGCACACAAAAAATTATTCTGCTTTCAATGGCAGACAGGGCAAATGATGCGGGTGAATGCTGGCCATCCATACGCCGACTGTGCCTTGATACAAATTGTTCAGACAGAACCGTGCAGCGTAGCATTAAGGCTATTGAAAAACTTGGCCTTATCGTGTGTGAGCGGGTAAGCGGAAAGACCACAGTCTACAAATTGCTGGAAGCCCCCCTGTCACCAGAAGACCCCCGACACTGTGTCACCCCTACCCCCGACATAGTGACGCCCCTCCCCCGTCATGATGTCACCCCCACCCCCGACATGGTGACGCCTACCCCCGACACAGTGACGCCAGACCCCCGTCACAGTGACACCCAGAATCTTAAAGAGAACCATAAAAGAAACCAAAGAGAAGAGGGGGAACTCCCCCCTCCCCCGGCATCTCCTCCATCTGAGGGCAAACGCCCCTACGGTGAATTGGGGAATGTCCTGCTCACAGATGCGGAACACAGCCGCCTTGTGCAAGCATATGGCGAAGGCATGACGGCTGAAGCCATAGAACTTTTTGGCCTATGGCTTGGCGCGCGCAAGGGCGAAGACCCATACAAAAATCACTATCTGGCATTACGCAAATGGGCTTTTTCTGCTGTGAAAGAGCGTTACAGAAGCACGGAACGCAAGCAGAGGGTTTTGAACGGCCCCAGTTTTGACGAACTGGTCAAACGGCATGCCGCAAATGTTGAAGAAGCGGTCGGAGAAAATCATGCTTCCTGCCGCAGCACACCCCAGCGAAAAAGCGGCAATGCCTGCCCTGAACATATTTCAGACCTACTGCAAGACGCTATGCCCCAACGGTTGCGCCCCTCACAGAGGGAGTCAGCATGA
- a CDS encoding helix-turn-helix domain-containing protein, with translation MSLDATLWAWRQPVTPLQKLVLLSMADRAGEDHTLFPHLDRLSFDTGISPADVQAVLVELERLSILRRIPPHEHANIFQLMGVHGREDAQGNLEGSYEP, from the coding sequence ATGAGCTTAGACGCTACGCTGTGGGCCTGGCGGCAGCCCGTCACGCCCCTGCAAAAACTTGTTCTCCTGTCCATGGCAGACCGGGCCGGGGAGGATCACACACTCTTCCCGCACTTGGATCGTTTGAGCTTCGATACGGGTATTTCTCCCGCTGACGTCCAGGCTGTTCTTGTAGAGCTGGAACGCCTGTCCATTCTGCGCCGGATTCCTCCCCATGAGCACGCTAATATCTTTCAGCTTATGGGTGTTCATGGGCGAGAAGACGCCCAAGGCAATTTGGAGGGGAGTTATGAGCCTTAA
- a CDS encoding helix-turn-helix domain-containing protein produces the protein MSTPTSQMQQDPKLVTMDEHQASAIIGLTPKTLQHRRYMRQPPAFLKVGRKIRYRLSDLYEYLDSCAVQPDRT, from the coding sequence ATGAGCACCCCCACTTCCCAAATGCAGCAAGACCCCAAGCTGGTCACAATGGATGAACACCAGGCTTCGGCAATTATCGGTCTTACCCCCAAGACCTTGCAGCACAGGCGGTACATGAGGCAGCCGCCCGCATTTCTCAAGGTTGGCCGCAAAATTCGTTATCGCCTCTCTGACCTGTACGAGTATCTGGACTCCTGCGCAGTACAACCAGATCGCACGTAG
- a CDS encoding helix-turn-helix domain-containing protein: MLERTNAPRTDTKILSFAVPHDMVEKILNTMHGYGLREENESIPWREALSLTGEECIPAMYLRGARYRENLTQRQLSEMTGISVPHLSAMENGKRPIGKKNARLLADALNIDPRRLLNI; encoded by the coding sequence ATGTTGGAACGCACGAACGCGCCCCGTACTGACACAAAAATTCTTTCCTTTGCCGTGCCTCATGACATGGTAGAGAAAATTTTGAACACCATGCACGGCTATGGCCTGCGGGAAGAAAACGAATCGATCCCCTGGCGGGAAGCCTTGAGCCTCACTGGTGAAGAGTGTATCCCCGCCATGTATCTGCGCGGCGCTCGGTATCGGGAGAACCTCACGCAACGGCAGCTTTCCGAAATGACCGGAATCAGCGTGCCGCACTTGTCTGCCATGGAAAATGGCAAGCGCCCCATCGGCAAAAAAAACGCCCGCCTGCTGGCCGATGCACTGAACATTGACCCACGCCGGTTGCTGAACATTTAG